In one Carettochelys insculpta isolate YL-2023 chromosome 6, ASM3395843v1, whole genome shotgun sequence genomic region, the following are encoded:
- the VWCE gene encoding von Willebrand factor C and EGF domain-containing protein, which yields MWAGLLLLRAAWVTLLLPGSAQPGRKKPPSFAGDRRRVGPHVCLSGFGSGCCPGWMPSPASGQCTLPLCSFGCGSGWCVAPNVCFCRDGEQGITCPDPPSTCGEYGCALTCNHGGCQEVARVCPLGFSMVETANGVRCTDIDECLSASCEGLCVNTEGGFVCECGPGMRLAADRHSCQDTDECLATPCQHRCKNSIGSYHCFCRPGYHLHSNQHSCLDVNECRRPTERRPCQHTCHNTLGSFLCSCHPGYRLSGDRVSCEGFPKTIPAPSAILQSLQHPPTVLLLPPDSGGLPPPPKASPPVRAPVSAPSPQPPSLPMFPSLPAAIPGAFFPPPPSLLQEEAPSPWPHPSASLPPTLASPPPHCWHQGAPREHGSHWMEAGCLRCACKGGRVVCEAETCSVACSHPLPPKEEGCCPSCTGCWHEGVARAEGDVFPVADRNCTVCMCLAGNVSCISPECPPGSCPSPAQADCCSCQPAMCDFHGRTYVHGVEFSLEGDNCTTCICRDGEVECAFAPCPELSCPRQDWMLAPGQCCLSCREPAPVSGCFVDDNGVEFPIGQIWSPGDPCELCICQANGSVSCKRTDCLDTCPHPIQIPGQCCPDCSAGCTYMGRIFYNNETFPSALDPCLSCICLLGSVACSPVDCIIFCMYPFHPEGECCPVCYDCNYEGRKVVNGQTFVPEGNPCIRCTCQLGEVSCEKRPCAHSCTEPAACCPACQDTPIPLESSPVPIQVDEAEPGKSSPHNPRENSVSQPRASDCLLCPSSPVPASPSLERWLLTGRNMPPQDAGPMNTPGPSPRGPGSFGSHMAPRGPSLHPTSLMETSGPVTGVPGPNRLPSSVSTEPRTASLTPSPGSGPAPQKHSMLPSEGAEPPLHGASMPSWPAP from the exons ATGTGGgccgggctgctgctgctgcgggctgcctgggtgaccctgctgctCCCGGGCAGCGCCCAGCCCGGCAGGAAGAAGCCGCCCAGCTTTGCCGGGGACAG GCGCCGGGTGGGGCCGCATGTTTGCCTCTCGGGCTTTGggagtggctgctgccctgggtggATGCCGTCCCCGGCCAGCGGGCAGTGCACCCTGC CACTCTGCTCCTTCGGCTGTGGCAGCGGCTGGTGCGTTGCCCCCAACGTCTGCTTCTGCCGGGATGGAGAGCAGGGCATCACCTGCCCAG ATCCACCCAGTACCTGCGGGGAGTATGGCTGTGCCCTCACCTGTAACCATGGCGGCTGCCAGGAGGTGGCCCGTGTCTGCCCGCTGGGTTTCTCTATGGTGGAGACGGCCAATGGTGTGCGCTGCACAG ACATCGATGAGTGCCTGAGTGCCTCCTGCGAGGGGTTGTGTGTCAACACGGAGGGCGGCTTCGTGTGTGAGTGCGGCCCAGGCATGCGTCTCGCTGCTGACCGTCACAGCTGCCAGG ATACGGATGAGTGTCTGGCCACCCCGTGCCAGCACCGGTGCAAGAACAGCATTGGCAGCTACCACTGCTTTTGTCGGCCTGGCTACCACCTGCATAGCAACCAGCACTCCTGCCTGG ATGTGAACGAGTGTCGCAGGCCCACCGAGAGGCGTCCCTGCCAGCACACCTGCCACAACACGCTGGGcagcttcctctgcagctgccacccTGGGTACCGGCTCAGCGGGGACAGGGTGTCCTGCGAAG GCTTCCCAAAAACCATCCCAGCCCCGTCTGCCATCCTGCagtccctgcagcaccccccaactgtgctgctgctccctcctgACTCTGGGGGGCTCCCGCCACCCCCCAAGGCCTCCCCTCCTGTCCGAGCCCCTGTCTCGGCCCCAAGCCCTCAACCTCCTTCCTTGCCGATGTTCCCCTCGCTTCCTGCCGCCATCCCTGGCGCGTTTTTCCCCCCGCCGCCTTCGCTGCTCCAAGAGGAGGCCCCGTCGCCGTGGCCTCATCCCTCTGCTTCTTTGCCGCCCACCCtggcctccccacctccccactgctggcACCAGGGGGCACCGCGGGAACATGGCAGCCactggatggaggctgggtgtctGCGCTGTGCCTGCAAG GGGGGCCGAGTAGTGTGTGAGGCGGAGACCTGCAGCGTTGCTtgttcccacccactgcccccgaAGGAGGAGGGAtgctgccccagctgcacag GCTGTTGGCACGAGGGGGTTGCCCGGGCAGAGGGGGACGTGTTCCCTGTAGCTGACAGGAACTGCACTGTCTGCATGTGCCTG GCTGGCAACGTATCCTGCATCTCCCCTGAGTGccctcctggctcctgccccagccctgcccaggccgactgctgctcctgccagccag caatgTGTGATTTCCACGGACGCACGTACGTGCATGGAGTCGAGTTCAGCTTGGAGGGAGACAACTGCACCACCTGCATCTGCCGG GACGGCGAGGTGGAGTGCGCCTTTGCCCCCTGTCCCGAGCTGTCCTGTCCCCGCCAGGACTGGATGCTGGCCCCAGGACAATGCTGCCTCTCCTGCCGGGAGCCTGCACCAGTGTCAG GTTGCTTCGTGGACGACAATGGGGTAGAGTTTCCGATTGGACAGATCTGGTCTCCAGGTGATCCCTGTGAGTTATGCATCTGCCAG GCAAATGGCTCGGTGAGCTGCAAGAGGACAGACTGTTTAGACACGTGTCCTCACCCCATTCAAATCCCTGGCCAGTGCTGTCCAGACTGCTCAGCAG GCTGCACCTATATGGGAAGAATCTTCTACAACAATGAAACCTTCCCTTCTGCCCTAGACCCCTGCCTCAGCTGCATCTGCCTG CTGGGCTCTGTGGCTTGCTCTCCTGTGGACTGTATCATCTTCTGTATGTACCCGTTCCACCCGGAGGGAGAATGCTGCCCTGTCTGTTATG ATTGTAACTACGAAGGCAGGAAGGTGGTGAATGGACAGACATTTGTACCAGAGGGCAATCCTTGCATTCGCTGCACCTGCCAG CTGGGAGAAGTGAGCTGTGAGAAGAGGCCCTGTGCCCACTCCTGTACAGAGCctgccgcctgctgccctgcctgccaag ACACCCCGATCCCTCTGGAGAGCAGCCCTGTCCCCATCCAGGTGGATGAAGCAGAGCCTGGGAAGTCCTCACCCCACAATCCCAGAGAGAACTCcgtctcccagcccagggccagcgactgcctcctctgccccagctctcccGTGCCCGCCTCTCCCAGCCTGGAGCGCTGGCTCCTCACGGGAAGGAACATGCCCCCCCAGGACGCTGGGCCCATGAACACACCTGGACCCTCTCCCCGCGGGCCAGGCTCATTTGGATCCCATATGGCTCCCCGAGGGccttccctgcaccccacttctcTGATGGAAACCTCTGGGCCGGTGACAGGAGTTCCAGGCCCCAATCGGCTCCCTTCATCAGTCTCCACAGAGCCCAGAACTGCCTCCCtgacccccagtcctggctcGGGCCCGGCTCCTCAGAAGCATTCCATGCTCCCATCAGAGggagcggagccaccgctgcatGGGGCGAGCatgcccagctggccagccccatAG